The Pyrococcus horikoshii OT3 genome includes a window with the following:
- the scpB gene encoding SMC-Scp complex subunit ScpB, whose amino-acid sequence MGLLEDKALVEAALFVAGRPLSVKELSKALGIKSLDYLEKLIELIASEYAERKSAIEVTKVAGDKWVMQVKQEYSQRVIHLMPKPELTAGELKTLALIAFLQPVEQSKIVKLRGSQAYEHIKRLLEMGLIYAEPYERTKLLGTTEKFAELYGFPENDPNLIREKFREVIHAEYEDLVKKLEETEANRNNPTT is encoded by the coding sequence ATGGGGCTCCTTGAGGATAAAGCCCTTGTTGAGGCCGCACTTTTCGTTGCAGGAAGGCCACTAAGCGTCAAGGAACTTTCCAAAGCACTAGGGATCAAATCCCTTGACTACTTGGAAAAGCTGATCGAGCTTATAGCCAGCGAGTACGCCGAGAGGAAAAGCGCCATAGAAGTAACCAAGGTCGCAGGAGATAAGTGGGTAATGCAAGTTAAACAGGAATACTCACAAAGGGTAATCCACTTGATGCCAAAACCAGAGCTAACGGCCGGAGAATTAAAAACGCTAGCCCTTATTGCTTTTCTTCAACCCGTTGAACAAAGCAAGATAGTTAAGTTGAGGGGAAGTCAAGCCTACGAGCACATTAAGAGATTGCTCGAGATGGGGCTCATATATGCGGAACCTTATGAGAGAACAAAACTCCTCGGAACAACGGAAAAGTTTGCCGAGCTATACGGATTTCCTGAAAACGATCCCAATCTGATAAGGGAGAAATTTAGAGAGGTAATACACGCCGAATATGAGGATTTAGTTAAGAAGCTTGAAGAAACTGAGGCGAATAGAAATAATCCCACAACCTAA
- a CDS encoding OB-fold nucleic acid binding domain-containing protein, with the protein MVVLTKEKIIEIIEEKTGMSREKIEEEIRRIMEEDPHLSEQGAAALLAERLGIDLIEREETSLMKISDLYPGMDPREVNIIGRVLKKYPVREYTKKDGSIGRVASLVIYDDSGRARVVLWDGKVAEYYNKIEVGDVIKVLDAQVRESLSGLPELHINFRARIILNPEDPRVDSIPPLEEVRIATYTRKKIGDIEPGDRFIEIRGTIAKVYRVLTYDACPECKKKVDYDPGTGVWICPEHGEVEPIKMTILDFGLDDGTGYIRVTLFGDDAEELLGVSSEEIAEKIKELENSGLTTKEAARKLAEEEFYKIIGKEIVVRGNVIEDRFLGLILRASSWEEVDYRKEIENIKEELEKLGVM; encoded by the coding sequence ATGGTTGTACTGACGAAAGAAAAGATCATTGAAATCATTGAGGAAAAAACTGGGATGAGTAGGGAGAAGATCGAGGAAGAAATTAGGAGGATCATGGAAGAGGATCCACACCTGAGCGAACAGGGAGCAGCTGCATTGCTCGCGGAGAGGTTAGGAATAGATCTTATAGAAAGAGAAGAGACTAGTTTAATGAAGATCTCAGATTTATACCCAGGAATGGATCCCAGAGAGGTAAACATAATTGGAAGGGTTCTAAAGAAATATCCCGTGAGGGAGTACACAAAGAAGGACGGTTCCATAGGAAGGGTTGCGAGTTTAGTTATTTACGATGATTCAGGGAGAGCTAGGGTAGTTTTATGGGATGGTAAAGTTGCCGAATATTATAATAAGATAGAAGTTGGAGATGTCATTAAAGTTCTGGATGCCCAGGTAAGGGAAAGCCTCTCAGGCCTTCCAGAATTACACATAAACTTTAGAGCAAGGATAATCCTCAATCCAGAAGATCCAAGGGTAGACTCAATACCTCCCCTAGAGGAGGTTAGAATAGCCACTTACACCAGAAAGAAGATAGGGGATATAGAACCAGGAGACAGATTTATAGAGATTAGAGGAACCATAGCGAAGGTTTACAGGGTGTTAACGTACGATGCCTGCCCAGAGTGTAAGAAGAAGGTGGATTACGATCCAGGAACTGGAGTATGGATATGTCCAGAGCACGGAGAAGTTGAGCCTATAAAGATGACTATCCTCGACTTTGGTCTCGACGATGGGACGGGTTACATTAGGGTAACCCTCTTCGGCGATGATGCCGAGGAATTGCTTGGAGTCAGCTCGGAAGAAATAGCTGAGAAAATAAAAGAACTAGAGAATTCTGGGCTTACAACAAAAGAAGCAGCTAGGAAATTAGCCGAGGAGGAATTTTATAAAATAATCGGAAAGGAAATCGTTGTAAGGGGAAATGTAATCGAAGATAGGTTTTTGGGGTTGATATTAAGGGCGTCTTCCTGGGAGGAGGTTGATTATAGAAAGGAAATCGAGAATATAAAGGAGGAGTTAGAAAAGCTTGGGGTGATGTGA